The Apium graveolens cultivar Ventura chromosome 6, ASM990537v1, whole genome shotgun sequence genome contains a region encoding:
- the LOC141663849 gene encoding uncharacterized protein LOC141663849 produces MLFADDSYVYCKAESEEARKVLKLLSIYEKASGQRVNRGGELCQVLQIPEADNFSKYMGLPNLLGRNKTAIFGYLKDKVNVSIHSWNEKKVSKSTKEILIKTVAQTLPYYAMNVFLLQLELVRDMEKIMAKFFWNTSQKNNSKITWIACEIMSRHKHAGGLGFKSLRDVNLSMLGKQC; encoded by the exons ATGCTATTTGCTGATGATAGCTATGTATACTGCAAGGCAGAGTCAGAAGAAGCGAGGAAGGTGCTGAAGTTATTGTCGATATATGAAAAAGCTTCAGGCCAGCGAGTTAATAGAG GAGGGGAGCTCTGTCAGGTGCTTCAAATTCCTGAAGCGGATAATTTTTCAAAGTACATGGGTTTACCAAATCTGTTAGGAAGGAACAAGACTGCAATCTTTGGCTACTTGAAGGACAAAGTCAATGTCAGTATCCATAGCTGGAATGAAAAGAAAGTGTCTAAATCAACAAAAGAAATCCTTATTAAAACGGTGGCTCAAACCTTGCCCTATTATGCCATGAATGTCTTCCTTCTCCAATTAGAGCTTGTTCGTGACATGGAAAAAATAATGGCAAAGTTTTTTTGGAATACTTCACAGAAAAACAACTCTAAAATCACATGGATAGCCTGTGAAATAATGTCCCGTCACAAGCATGCTGGTGGGTTAGGTTTTAAAAGCTTACGAGATGTAAACCTTTCGATGTTGGGGAAACAATGCTGA